One Dreissena polymorpha isolate Duluth1 chromosome 9, UMN_Dpol_1.0, whole genome shotgun sequence genomic window carries:
- the LOC127845373 gene encoding toll-like receptor 4 produces MCYRILLVSLCVIKINIVDCKRNFYPCGPRHACSCENNTDTEMTMDCEGRGNLRLSEICSKIATKEYASVILRAGRNNLGKLIALDLKGCENLTELYLNYNQIYIVERDTFQDFHQLFKLDISRNLLPVYSGNWNASFLPNTLKTLKLHGCQNEVLLNASVPDFVDQKNLSSLTIDGYPNVSFNFSTLTHVSFSGLNLQSYCNLSRIDNNTFSHLRSLKVLNISACGIHSITAGAFEHLHGLEVLDISYNRQLGMKLFANISYGLQFSKIGFLNISFVLNTFGIGTKVTVSDLCYFWNTTVEDLDISGNRIEIIETNALILIPTSLKTIRMDMNKFTFGPYLLQLSCMRNVQTAKGSYLNYAFNPMKYTAEHVKDFHRPPIDIGQNSCPYCNDSFLKKRAKSSEECRYFEPDFNNIYDNVRFPFRLENIIFNDGNFVYNLDIQYNFEPTNNSIRFIDLSGNVFKSYIGYYGHLHNMEIFNISRCSIKTIGLNTLNFTSLKVLRLSHNDLGSQMADPYRSNIFDKLQSLQDLDLSSNGITVLFSSTFAMLYNLVRLDLSNNNIERFEIRINMLSNLLSLNFSVNSIHTLSASVQHQLESNEKLNSTFCVDLTNNSLTYDCNNQEFLHWLLKHKKNMFGFENYKFITSANNALNSKEFCEDIGNLTYRCKSYTAVIVICCIVFVTFSSLVIGGVIYKNRWKLRYFLFMSKKRYFGYRMLPDYTVIENYKYDAFISYSEDNIRFIRDEFLPRVETEHVSLCIHQRDFLAGNAVSDNIIQAIDSSRKTVVILSNSFLKSKWCMYEFNMARMESIYSRGNSVSLVIVMIEQVSHRAMPLEMVRWIQDNNYIEYSTDQEGNTLFWEKLQNVIRSL; encoded by the coding sequence ATGTGTTATAGAATACTATTAGTAAGTCtttgtgtcattaaaataaacatagttGACTGTAAACGAAATTTTTACCCATGTGGGCCACGGCATGCATGTTCATGTGAAAACAACACTGACACCGAAATGACAATGGACTGTGAGGGCAGGGGTAACCTGAGGCTTTCGGAGATATGCTCTAAAATTGCCACCAAGGAGTATGCATCCGTGATTCTAAGGGCTGGCAGAAACAACTTAGGAAAGTTGATTGCTTTGGACCTTAAAGGATGTGAAAATCTTACAGAATTATACTTAAATTATAACCAAATATATATCGTTGAAAGAGACACATTTCAGGATTTCCATCAATTATTCAAATTAGATATATCCCGAAATCTGCTACCGGTGTACAGCGGTAACTGGAATGCATCTTTTCTACCGAACACTTTGAAGACGCTCAAGCTTCATGGATGTCAAAACGAAGTTTTACTGAATGCTTCAGTACCTGACTTTGTTGATCAGAAGAACTTAAGCAGTCTCACAATTGATGGCTACCCAAATGTTTCGTTCAACTTTTCAACACTAACACACGTGTCTTTTTCGGGATTGAACCTCCAATCCTACTGTAATCTCTCACGAATAGACAACAACACGTTCTCGCATTTGAGATCGCTCAAAGTTCTTAACATATCCGCATGTGGAATCCATAGCATCACAGCAGGGGCATTCGAACATCTTCACGGTCTTGAGGTTCTAGACATTTCTTACAACCGACAGCTGGGGATGAAATTATTCGCGAATATATCGTATGGCTTGCAGTTTTCGAAGATCGGCTTCTTGAACATATCCTTCGTTTTAAACACATTTGGAATAGGCACCAAAGTTACTGTATCGGATCTGTGCTACTTCTGGAACACAACAGTTGAAGATTTAGACATATCgggaaatagaattgagataattGAAACAAATGCGCTTATACTTATTCCTACATCATTGAAAACAATACGCATGGATATGAACAAATTCACGTTTGGACCATATTTACTGCAACTCAGTTGCATGAGAAACGTTCAGACAGCGAAAGGTTCATATCTTAATTATGCATTCAATcccatgaaatataccgctgagcACGTTAAGGATTTTCATAGACCCCCAATCGACATAGGTCAGAACTCGTGTCCTTATTGCAATGACtcgtttttgaaaaaaagggcaaAGTCTTCCGAAGAATGCCGCTACTTTGAACCTGATTTTAACAACATATATGATAATGTTCGGTTTCCATTTCGATtggaaaacataatttttaatgacggcaattttgtttataatttagaCATACAATATAATTTTGAGCCAACTAATAATTCAATCCGGTTCATTGATCTTTCGGGAAATGTATTTAAGTCGTATATTGGATATTATGGTCATCTTCATAACATGGAAATTTTCAACATATCTCGGTGTTCTATTAAAACAATCGGCCTCAATACTTTAAATTTCACATCATTGAAAGTTTTAAGACTCTCTCATAATGACTTAGGTTCTCAAATGGCGGATCCATATCGATCAAATATCTTTGATAAGCTGCAATCCCTTCAGGATTTAGATCTTTCGTCCAATGGGATAACAGTATTGTTTTCTTCGACCTTTGCAATGTTGTATAATTTGGTGCGTTTAGACTTGAGTAACAACAATATTGAACGTTTCGAAATAAGAATAAACATGTTATCTAATCTTTTGTCATTGAATTTTTCTGTTAACTCGATACATACGCTTTCTGCTAGCGTGCAGCATCAGCTTGAATCCAATGAAAAACTGAATTCTACGTTTTGTGTggatttaacaaataattcattaaCATATGATTGCAATAATCAAGAATTTCTGCACTGGTtgttaaaacataaaaagaaCATGTTTGGATTCGAAAACTACAAGTTCATTACATCTGCCAATAATGCTCTGAATTCCAAAGAATTTTGCGAAGACATTGGAAACCTTACCTACAGGTGTAAATCATACACGGCTGTGATTGTTATATGTTGCATAGTTtttgtgacattcagttcattaGTTATTGGAGGAGTTATATACAAAAATCGATGGAAACTTCGTTACTTTTTGTTCATGTCGAAGAAGAGGTATTTTGGATATAGAATGCTTCCGGATTATACTGTCATTGAGAACTATAAATATGATGCATTTATCTCCTACTCTGAAGACAATATACGTTTCATTCGAGACGAGTTCCTACCACGAGTGGAGACAGAACACGTGTCGCTTTGCATTCACCAGAGAGATTTTCTCGCTGGTAACGCCGTCTCAGACAACATCATTCAGGCAATCGACAGCAGCAGAAAAACGGTAGTCATATTGTCAAATTCGTTTCTAAAGAGCAAGTGGTGTATGTACGAGTTCAACATGGCGCGAATGGAGAGCATATATTCTAGAGGTAATAGCGTatctcttgttatagttatgATAGAACAAGTGTCCCATAGAGCTATGCCGTTGGAAATGGTCCGGTGGATACAGGACAATAATTACATCGAATACTCAACGGATCAAGAGGGAAACACACTTTTTTGGGAAAAACTTCAGAACGTTATAAGATCattgtaa
- the LOC127845372 gene encoding toll-like receptor 4 yields the protein MSYDKLIVIVCAITINIIDCKRNIYLCGPMHKCACENNTNTGMTMDCEGRGDLRLSEMCFDISSKGYASVVLRAGRNNLGNLKALDLKGCEKLTELYLNFNQISTIEQDTFHNFYQLFTLDISRNLLPVYSGNWNASFLPNTLKTLKLHGCQNIFLLNVSLPDFVDQKNLSSLTMDGYSNVSFNFSKITHVSFSGLNFQSYCNLSRIDNNTFSHLRSLQVLNISACGIISITARAFEHLHSLEVLDLSYTRQLGMKAFANITYGLQFSSISFLNESFVLNTFGIGIKVTVSDLCYFWNTTVKDLDISGNRIEIIETNALILVPQSLKTIRMDLNKFTFGPYLLQLGCMKNVQTMVGSFLNNAFNPIIYTAEQIKDFHTHTTDIGEISCPYCNGSFLKEMANSSKECLYFEPDFQNVYIDPQIPVSLENLIFNDCNFIYDLDIEFDFNPTDNSIRFMDFSGNVLQSFTGSYRHLPRIEILNMSRCSIRTIGVYSLNYTTLKVLRLSHNELGSQLADPNRSNIFGMLPSLQDLDLSTNGITILFTSTFEALVNLVHLDLSNNDIELFEIKINMLYNLLSLNVSVNSIHTLSTDIQHQLESNEKMNTTFLLDLQNNSLTYDCNNQEFLNWLLKRKHNMFGFENYKFVTSDNKVLNAKEFCDDIGNLASRCKSYTAVIVICCIALATFISLVTGGVIYKNRWELRYIMYMSKKRYFGYRRLPDYTVIENYKYDACISYSEDNIRFIRDEFLPRVETEHVSLCIHQRDFLAGNAISDNIIQAIDSSRKTVVILSNSFLKSKWCMYEFNMARMESIYSREDDVSLVIVMLEQMSHSAMPLEMVRWIQDNNFIEYTADQEGNVLFWDKLNSVIRSI from the coding sequence ATGAGTTATGATAAACTGATAGTTATAGTTTGTGCAATTACAATAAACATAATTGACTGTAAAAGGAATATTTATCTATGTGGGCCGATGCATAAATGTGCATGTGAAAACAACACTAACACCGGAATGACAATGGACTGTGAGGGAAGGGGTGACCTGAGGCTGTCAGAGATGTGTTTTGACATTTCCAGCAAGGGATATGCATCCGTGGTTCTAAGGGCTGGCAGAAACAATTTAGGAAACTTGAAAGCTTTGGATCTAAAAGGATGTGAAAAACTAACCgaattatacttaaattttaacCAAATATCTACCATTGAACAAGACACGTTCCATAATTTCTATCAATTATTCACATTAGATATATCCCGAAATCTGTTACCGGTGTACAGCGGAAACTGGAATGCATCTTTTCTACCGAACACTTTGAAGACGCTCAAGCTTCATGGatgtcaaaacatatttttacttaatgtttCATTGCCTGACTTTGTTGATCAGAAGAACTTAAGCAGTCTCACAATGGATGGGTATTCAAATGTTTCGTTCAACTTTTCAAAAATAACACACGTGTCTTTTTCGGGATTGAACTTCCAATCTTACTGTAATCTCTCACGAATAGACAACAACACATTCTCGCATTTGAGATCGCTCCAAGTTCTCAACATATCCGCGTGTGGAATCATAAGCATCACAGCAAGAGCATTCGAGCATCTTCACAGTCTTGAGGTACTAGACCTTTCTTACACCCGACAGCTGGGGATGAAGGCATTCGCGAACATAACGTATGGCTTGCAGTTTTCGAGTATCAGCTTCTTGAACGAATCCtttgttttaaacacatttgGAATAGGCATCAAAGTTACTGTGTCCGATCTGTGCTACTTCTGGAACACAACGGTTAAAGATTTAGACATATCGGGAAATAGAATCGAGATAATTGAAACAAATGCTCTTATACTTGTTCCGCAATCGTTGAAAACAATACGTATGGATCTAAATAAATTCACGTTTGGACCATATTTACTGCAACTCGGTTGCATGAAAAACGTTCAGACAATGGTTGGTTCATTTTTAAATAACGCATTCAATCCAATTATATATACCGCTGAGCAGATTAAGgattttcatacgcacacaactGACATAGGAGAAATCTCGTGTCCTTATTGCAATGGCTCGTTTTTAAAGGAAATGGCAAACTCTTCCAAAGAATGTCTCTACTTTGAACCTGATTTTCAGAACGTGTATATTGACCCACAGATTCCCGTTAGTCttgaaaacttaattttcaatgaCTGcaattttatttatgatttagacaTAGAATTTGATTTTAATCCGACTGATAATTCAATCCGGTTTATGGATTTTTCGGGAAATGTGCTTCAGTCGTTTACTGGATCTTATCGTCATCTTCCCAGAATAGAAATTTTGAATATGTCCCGATGTTCTATCAGAACAATCGGTGTATATTCTTTAAATTACACAACATTGAAAGTTTTAAGACTCTCCCATAATGAATTAGGATCCCAATTGGCGGATCCAAATCGATCAAATATCTTTGGTATGCTGCCATCCCTTCAGGACTTGGATCTCTCGACTAATGGGATTACAATATTATTTACTTCGACCTTCGAAGCATTAGTTAATTTGGTACATTTAGACTTGAGCAACAACGATATtgaactttttgaaataaaaattaacatgttatataatttattgtcATTGAATGTGTCTGTTAACTCGATACATACGCTTTCTACTGACATACAGCACCAGCTTGAatccaatgaaaaaatgaacactACGTTTTTATTGGACTTACAAAATAATTCATTAACATATGACTGCAATAATCAAGAATTCCTAAATTGGTTGTTGAAACGCAAACATAATATGTTCGGATTCGAAAACTACAAATTCGTTACATCTGACAATAAAGTTTTGAATGCCAAAGAGTTTTGCGACGACATTGGAAACCTTGCCTCAAGGTGTAAATCATACACGGCTGTCATTGTAATATGTTGCATAGCCTTGGCGACATTCATTTCACTAGTTACTGGAGGAGTAATATACAAAAATCGATGGGAACTTCGTTACATTATGTACATGTCAAAGAAGAGATACTTTGGATATAGAAGGCTACCGGATTATACTGTCATTGAGAACTATAAATATGATGCATGTATTTCCTACTCTGAAGACAATATACGTTTCATTCGAGACGAGTTCCTACCACGAGTGGAGACAGAACACGTGTCACTTTGCATTCACCAGCGGGACTTTCTTGCTGGTAACGCCATCTCAGACAACATCATACAAGCTATCGATAGCAGCAGAAAAACGGTAGTTATATTGTCGAATTCGTTTCTGAAGAGCAAGTGGTGCATGTACGAGTTCAACATGGCGCGAATGGAGAGCATATATTCTAGAGAGGATGACGTTTCTCTTGTTATagttatgcttgaacaaatgtCTCATAGCGCCATGCCGTTGGAAATGGTTCGTTGGATACAGGACAATAATTTCATAGAATACACAGCGGACCAAGAGGGCAACGTACTTTTTTGGGACAAACTTAATAGTGTTATAAGATCAATTTAA